The Christiangramia salexigens genome includes the window TTAAATAAAACGGGTAGAGGCCTGATGTAATAAAGAATTTTTATTAATTTTATCAATTAGAAATTTAACAAAATAACTAAAACATGAAAAAAGCAATTTTAATGTTTGCGGCCGTTGGGGCAATGCTGTTTACTGGATGTAAAGATAATGCCTCAGATAAAGTTAAGGCTGAGAACGTAGAAACCGCTACAGAGCGTGATTCTAAAGAAACTGAGTATCCAGAGATCTCTTTTGAGGAGAGTGAGTTCGATTTTGGTAATATTGCCAAAGGAACCAATGTAGAACACGTTTTTAAATTCACTAATACAGGTAAAGCTCCTTTAGTGATC containing:
- a CDS encoding DUF1573 domain-containing protein; the protein is MKKAILMFAAVGAMLFTGCKDNASDKVKAENVETATERDSKETEYPEISFEESEFDFGNIAKGTNVEHVFKFTNTGKAPLVITNASSSCGCTVPTYPKNETIAPGESGEMLVKFNGSGNGQVTKTVTVSANTESGKEQIKIKAFVEADDTKKAS